GTAAGTACCATCAATCGGGTCAATTACCACGAGTTTGTCGTGATGCTCAGGATGAAATGTGGACTCATTCGACATCATTTCCTCCCCCATAAAAACAAAATCAGGGAAAAGAGGCTTGAGGTGTTCGACCAGATCCTGCTCGACTTTTTTGTCGCAATCGGTCACCAGATCCGTGACTGAAGATTTCGTCTCTATTTGCTGGCTCTGCAGTTGTCTGAAGTTGGTCCTAATGGTTTCCCGCGACTGTTGACGAACAATTGTGAAAATCTGGGTGATCGTTTTCTTATCTAACATGCTCAACAAGCTACCTCTACCCTACTTTATCCAATTTATCGACATTCAACTCCACTCTCTTCGTCGTGTTAGGATCGAAGAAGTGCAGTTTGTCTTCTGGGAAGTAGATACGGACTTGTTCTGCTATTACGATGTCTTGTCCCAACTGCGTGGCGATCATCAACTCCTGCTTGTCTCCCATCTCAACTGTCACCACCTTATGTGAGCCAAGATCTTCGACGTATTTCACGCAAACATAATCACCTTTGTCCTGGTTAAACTCGATATGTTCAGGGCGGATACCTACCATCATATCGTCAGGAACCAAACTTAATGCACTCGCATCAATATAAGATTCAACCACTGGATTGATTTTGAGAAGGTTCATGGCTGGTGAACCGATAAAGTTAGCGACAAACATGGACGCAGGCTTATCGTAAATATTGGCAGGGGTATCGAATTGCTCAAGGTTGCCCCCGTTGAGTACGATGATGCGATCAGCCAATGTCATGGCCTCAACTTGGTCGTGAGTAACAAAAACCGACGTTGAACCAATACGTTGATGCAGTTGAGACAATTCCATTCGCATTTCATGTCGCAACTTAGCGTCGAGGTTCGAAAGTGGCTCATCAAAAAGTAGCACGCTTGGCTCGCGAACAATCGCACGACCAATCGCCACACGCTGCCGCTGTCCGCCTGACAACTCGCTTGGCAACCTATCCAGGTAAGGCTCAAGTGAAACGATTTTCGCCACCTCTTCTACTTTCTCGCGACGAGTTTGTTTCTTCATACCCTGGATTTTAAGAGAGTAACCAATATTGTCAGCGACCGTCATATGCGGATAAAGCGCATAGTTCTGAAACACCATGGCACACCCACGTTGTTTGGGTTCAAGATCTTGTACTTCACGTTCGCCTATGCGAATGACGCCCTGGTCTGCTTCCTCTAAGCCAGCAATAATGTTCATTGTTGTCGACTTTCCACATCCAGACGGACCAAGAATGACAATAAACTCACCAGCACGAATATCGATATTGAGATTATCGATGACTGTATTCTTACCGTAAGACTTTCTGATGTTAGTTAGCGTGATACCCTCAGCGTGCTCACGAATATTATCTAATAGGTTGCTCATTTTACTTCTCCGAGAGTGTTAGGCCTTTAACAATGTATTTCTGCATTACGGCAATCATCAAAATGGGAATTATGTTAACGAGAATGGCTCCAGCCATGATCATCGGGTAATTCGGGGTTGCGCCATCGACGACGGTACTCAACTTAACGAGCCCAACCAGCGCGGTTTCCATGTCAGGTCTTGATGCCACAACCAGCGGCCACATGTATTGGTTCCAACCTCCCATAAACATGAGTATAAACAGCGAGATGATGCTGGTTTTCGATAAGGGCAGTAAGATGTCGACCATAAAACGAATTGGACCCGCGCCGTCCATCGTGGCCGCGTGAATCAATGACGGTGGAATGGTTTTGAATGACTGTCGGAACAAAAAGGTGCCCGTTCCCGATGCCAAGATTGGCGCTGCCATACCAAAATACGTGTCGAGCAAACTCAGTTCCAGGTGCAGTGGCGAGCCGTAATAGTGACTAATCAAATAATTAACGCCTACCCAATCCATTAGCACATTAACTGGAGACAAGATGTTGGAGGCGACTTCGTAGCTGGCAACAATGCGTAAATCGAGAGGCACCATGGTCGACATCAAGATCATGAAGAAAATTATCGTGCCGTAGCGAACTCGAAAGTAGACGATGCCAAATGCAGCAAGAAATGAGAACGCGGTTTTCCCCGCGGCTGACATCAAGGCAATAATAATACTGTTGCCAATCTGTGGAACCAGATTGGTCTCCGACATGACGAGTCTCATGTTACTGACTAGTTCACTTCCCGGCAGGTATTGCAGGCCTTCGCGCAAAAATGTCTCGTATGAATGTGTCGCGGTGATAATCACAATGTAGATGGGCAACAGTACAAACAGCATACCCACTACTAAGATGGCATTTGCCACGCGATCTATGGATTTTGAATTTTCAATCATGGGATTAACGCTCGTACTTAACTTTCTTTTCTAGGTAGAGGAACTGCACCAGAGCTAAGCTCAGTACCATTGCAGTTAGTATCACGGTTTGAGTTGAGGCTCCCGACAGGTCTCGACCCAAAAAGCCATCCTCATAGATTTTGTATACCAACAGCTTGGTTGAGCCCCCCGGTCCCCCTTGGGTCATACTTGCAATCAATGCAAATGCAGAGACCACAGAGTCCGTCACTTCAAGAACCAGACTTAAGAACAATTGCGGTGTTAACAAAGGGATATAGATATCTATGATGCGGCGCCAAGGCCCCGCTCCATCCATCGCTGCAGATTGAGTGAGAGAGACTGGAATCGCCTGTAAGCCACCTAGGAAAATGACAAAATTGAAGGGAATGCCTCCCCACACGTGCGCGATGATCAGCATGGTAAAGGCATGGCTACCGTTCATGCCTGGTTCCCAAAGCCCTGGCTGAATCTCATTTAAAAATGAAAATATGCCTACGAAGGGATTGAAAATAAACGCAAAGGCGACACCGATCGACGCGCCCGCGACCGCCTTTGGCCAAACTAAAAAGTTTCTAGCCGGTTTAGACAGCTTGAGCTTTCTATCAACGGCAATGGCAAGAATCAGGGGCACTAGCACCGATAAACTCGACCCGACCACCATAAACTTCACTGTCAGCCAAAAACTGCGATAAAACTCTGGATCAGCAAAGGTATAACGGTAGTTATCCAATCCAACGAAAATACTCTCTCCGCCAAAGGGAGGCTGAAGAGTTAGAGACCATTCCACCGATTTCAGTATCGGAAGATAAAAGAACAAAAACAGCAATAACAGCTGTGGACCAGCAAACCACAACGTCAACCACCGTTTCTTATAAACTGCCTGCATGACTATCCTTGAACAACTTAAATATGTAATAGAACCGATTTTTTACACGTTACGTGTAATTTATGAATCTAATATTACACATTAAGTGTTTTATTAAATCTAAGAGTCCATTTAATCTCCCTTTCTTATCAAATACATCAAGCCCCCTCAAAATGACATGAATTTACAGTACCTTATTATCACCAACTTACTACTTAGCTAATCAACCAATACATTTTGACTATTTTTAAAACTTCAAAGAAACCAACATCTTTCTGTAACATTCGCGATGATATGCTAATTATACACATTGAGAGTAAATTGGAGTTTAGCAATGAAACTGGTTAAAACAGCCCTAGCGTTGAGTGTTGCCTCTCTGGCATCTGTCGCGAGTGCTTCTGAGTCGACGACCATCGAGTTTTGGCATTCGATTGGGGGCAACGTCGTCGATACCATGTGCGAATCTTTTAATGCACAGTCCGCCAATAATGTTGAGTGCATCTATCAAGGTGACTACGACACGGCAATGCAAAAAGCCGTGGCTTCTATTCGTGCAGGCAATCACCCAGCATTAATGCAATTCTTCGAGGTGGGAACAACGGATCTAATGATGTCGGGTATCGCGAAGCCTCTAGAAGAGACCTACGACGACGTTAATTGGAGCGATTACATCGCTGGCGCCAAAGGCTATTACCAATCCTCTAGCAATAAGCTCATGTCGCAGCCATGGAACTCATCAACCATCGTGCTGTACGTCAATCAAGCTCAACTGGAAAAAGCGGGGATCTCTGGCACACCAGAAACCTACGAAGAGCTTCACGCAGCAATGAAGCAGCTGCAAGAAAGCGGCCATCAGTGCCCATACACCACAGATGGCCACCCTTGGCGTGTCATGGAACAAGTGGCAGCTCGTCATGGTGTCGATATCGCAACGCAGCACAATGGCTTTGACGGCTTAGATGCCGAATACAGAGTCAACCAAGGTCTTATCGTTGATCACATGAACAACCTGTACGACTGGAATCAACAAGGTCTCGTCAAGCTTGACCCACAAACCCGCGCGGGCAAGTACACAAGTGCATTCGCCGCGGGTGAATGTGCCATGATGGAAGCCTCTCTTTCTGCCTACAACGCTTCTTCGACGGCACTTGGCGAAGACCTTACCATCGCCATGGCACCGGTATATCAAGACTATGATCGTCTCAACACGTTTGTAGGTGGTGGTTCACTGTGGATGCTTGACGGCCATACAGCGAAGCAGGAATCCGTGGCAAAAGAGTTTCTCGATTACCTTCGAAAACCAGA
This is a stretch of genomic DNA from Vibrio maritimus. It encodes these proteins:
- a CDS encoding extracellular solute-binding protein, which codes for MKLVKTALALSVASLASVASASESTTIEFWHSIGGNVVDTMCESFNAQSANNVECIYQGDYDTAMQKAVASIRAGNHPALMQFFEVGTTDLMMSGIAKPLEETYDDVNWSDYIAGAKGYYQSSSNKLMSQPWNSSTIVLYVNQAQLEKAGISGTPETYEELHAAMKQLQESGHQCPYTTDGHPWRVMEQVAARHGVDIATQHNGFDGLDAEYRVNQGLIVDHMNNLYDWNQQGLVKLDPQTRAGKYTSAFAAGECAMMEASLSAYNASSTALGEDLTIAMAPVYQDYDRLNTFVGGGSLWMLDGHTAKQESVAKEFLDYLRKPETQKNLTAMTGYLPVTQEAYQHIIETTEADDPTFASVHAGYASLNQPSSANSRGIRLGFYTQFRSVFQEETQKAFAGDISMQTALDNAKRRGDQLLRRFERTFRSAS
- a CDS encoding carbohydrate ABC transporter permease; protein product: MIENSKSIDRVANAILVVGMLFVLLPIYIVIITATHSYETFLREGLQYLPGSELVSNMRLVMSETNLVPQIGNSIIIALMSAAGKTAFSFLAAFGIVYFRVRYGTIIFFMILMSTMVPLDLRIVASYEVASNILSPVNVLMDWVGVNYLISHYYGSPLHLELSLLDTYFGMAAPILASGTGTFLFRQSFKTIPPSLIHAATMDGAGPIRFMVDILLPLSKTSIISLFILMFMGGWNQYMWPLVVASRPDMETALVGLVKLSTVVDGATPNYPMIMAGAILVNIIPILMIAVMQKYIVKGLTLSEK
- a CDS encoding carbohydrate ABC transporter permease, which encodes MQAVYKKRWLTLWFAGPQLLLLFLFFYLPILKSVEWSLTLQPPFGGESIFVGLDNYRYTFADPEFYRSFWLTVKFMVVGSSLSVLVPLILAIAVDRKLKLSKPARNFLVWPKAVAGASIGVAFAFIFNPFVGIFSFLNEIQPGLWEPGMNGSHAFTMLIIAHVWGGIPFNFVIFLGGLQAIPVSLTQSAAMDGAGPWRRIIDIYIPLLTPQLFLSLVLEVTDSVVSAFALIASMTQGGPGGSTKLLVYKIYEDGFLGRDLSGASTQTVILTAMVLSLALVQFLYLEKKVKYER
- a CDS encoding ABC transporter ATP-binding protein; translation: MSNLLDNIREHAEGITLTNIRKSYGKNTVIDNLNIDIRAGEFIVILGPSGCGKSTTMNIIAGLEEADQGVIRIGEREVQDLEPKQRGCAMVFQNYALYPHMTVADNIGYSLKIQGMKKQTRREKVEEVAKIVSLEPYLDRLPSELSGGQRQRVAIGRAIVREPSVLLFDEPLSNLDAKLRHEMRMELSQLHQRIGSTSVFVTHDQVEAMTLADRIIVLNGGNLEQFDTPANIYDKPASMFVANFIGSPAMNLLKINPVVESYIDASALSLVPDDMMVGIRPEHIEFNQDKGDYVCVKYVEDLGSHKVVTVEMGDKQELMIATQLGQDIVIAEQVRIYFPEDKLHFFDPNTTKRVELNVDKLDKVG